In Paenibacillus sp. BIC5C1, a genomic segment contains:
- the iolC gene encoding 5-dehydro-2-deoxygluconokinase — MTYVSFPDSRKMDFTAIGRLCIDLNANEINRPMEETMTFTKYVGGSPANITIGMSRLGMETAFIGKIANDQMGRFINSYLERNGIDTSNVVTDDTGAVTGLAFTEIKSPTDCNILMYRDHVADLLLQSREVQEELIADSKVLLISGTALAQSPSREAVFQALAYAKKHGTIIVFDLDYRPYTWTSAEETAVYYNLAAEKCDIILGTREEFDMMETFDHNPDHSDQVTAQKWFDFSAKIVVIKHGKEGSIAYTGEGLSHQADSYPARVVKTFGAGDSYAAGFLYGLMQGWTIERSMAFGSAAACIVISSHSCSDAMPTVEQVNDYIERCNRGEITVS; from the coding sequence ATGACTTACGTATCCTTTCCTGATTCCAGGAAGATGGATTTCACCGCGATTGGCCGTCTGTGCATCGACTTGAATGCCAATGAGATCAATCGCCCGATGGAAGAGACGATGACCTTTACGAAATATGTGGGCGGATCTCCGGCTAATATCACGATTGGCATGTCCAGGCTCGGTATGGAAACGGCATTTATCGGCAAAATCGCGAATGACCAGATGGGCAGGTTCATCAACAGTTATCTGGAGCGGAACGGAATCGATACGTCAAATGTGGTAACGGACGATACCGGAGCGGTGACAGGACTTGCTTTTACCGAGATCAAAAGTCCAACCGATTGCAACATTCTAATGTATCGTGACCATGTGGCTGATCTGCTATTGCAGTCGAGAGAGGTCCAGGAAGAGCTGATTGCCGACTCCAAAGTGCTGCTGATCTCAGGCACAGCCCTCGCTCAAAGCCCATCACGTGAAGCGGTATTCCAGGCGCTGGCATATGCGAAAAAGCATGGCACAATCATTGTGTTTGATCTGGACTATCGTCCTTACACATGGACATCAGCCGAGGAGACGGCGGTCTATTATAACCTCGCGGCCGAGAAATGCGATATCATCCTGGGCACCCGTGAAGAGTTCGACATGATGGAGACGTTTGACCATAATCCAGACCATAGCGATCAGGTGACCGCGCAAAAATGGTTCGACTTTTCCGCTAAAATTGTCGTCATCAAACATGGCAAGGAAGGCTCCATTGCTTATACAGGTGAAGGGCTATCTCATCAAGCCGACAGCTACCCAGCGCGTGTGGTGAAGACGTTTGGAGCAGGCGATTCCTACGCGGCGGGATTCCTGTATGGGTTGATGCAGGGCTGGACGATTGAACGCAGCATGGCGTTTGGCAGTGCGGCAGCATGTATCGTTATCTCCAGCCACAGCTGCTCGGATGCGATGCCAACAGTGGAACAAGTGAATGACTATATCGAACGCTGCAATCGGGGCGAAATTACGGTGTCTTGA
- a CDS encoding LacI family DNA-binding transcriptional regulator — MKATIYDIAREAGVSIATVSQVINGKGKISEKRRAEIMEIMERLHYQPSAIAAALTGKQTYTLGLLVPDISNPYFAELARAVEDRSRQLGYSVVICSTDNKDERVERYLNLLQQKRVDGMMIGTGIDNAEILSPLLQQSIPVALIARHMPSLSVHTVAIDDRLGGGLAAQHLLELGHIHVAVLSESFKVSSSQERVRGFREVLEKAGLSLEADQVRESSADLGSAKKEALVLLTEKNRATGIFCCNDMQAIGALQAAKELGLRVPEDVSIIGFDNTILASVTSPPLTTIAQPIEDLGRRAVDLLIDDLKNEENSPQKIVLKPELVIRDSTGKLSNQS, encoded by the coding sequence ATGAAAGCAACCATATATGATATAGCACGCGAGGCGGGGGTATCCATTGCAACCGTCTCGCAGGTCATTAACGGCAAAGGTAAAATTAGTGAGAAGCGGCGTGCCGAGATTATGGAGATCATGGAGCGTCTTCACTATCAACCGAGCGCAATTGCTGCTGCACTTACGGGTAAGCAGACATACACGCTTGGGTTGCTCGTACCCGATATCTCAAATCCGTATTTTGCCGAGCTGGCCAGAGCGGTAGAGGATCGCAGTCGGCAATTGGGTTATAGCGTCGTGATTTGCAGTACAGACAATAAGGACGAACGGGTAGAGCGGTATTTGAATCTGCTTCAGCAAAAAAGGGTCGACGGCATGATGATCGGAACAGGTATCGATAATGCCGAGATTCTGTCTCCACTCCTGCAGCAGTCGATACCTGTTGCTTTGATTGCCCGTCATATGCCGTCGTTGTCGGTACATACCGTTGCGATCGATGACAGGCTTGGCGGCGGGTTGGCAGCACAGCATCTGCTTGAATTGGGTCATATTCACGTAGCAGTGCTGTCCGAATCGTTCAAAGTCAGCAGCAGTCAGGAACGTGTACGCGGATTTCGTGAAGTATTGGAGAAGGCGGGTCTTTCTCTTGAAGCTGATCAGGTTAGAGAGTCATCTGCCGATCTGGGTTCAGCCAAAAAAGAGGCGCTCGTGCTGCTCACAGAAAAGAATCGAGCCACAGGCATCTTCTGTTGTAACGACATGCAGGCAATTGGAGCGCTTCAAGCTGCCAAAGAACTAGGCCTGCGTGTGCCTGAAGATGTATCAATCATCGGATTCGATAATACGATTCTGGCTTCGGTAACCAGTCCGCCTCTGACGACGATTGCCCAACCTATTGAGGATCTGGGGCGTCGTGCTGTTGATTTATTAATTGATGACCTAAAAAATGAAGAAAATTCACCTCAGAAAATTGTCCTGAAGCCTGAATTGGTCATTAGAGACTCAACAGGAAAGTTATCAAATCAATCTTGA
- a CDS encoding CoA-acylating methylmalonate-semialdehyde dehydrogenase: protein MGKGISEASATATMVQNWIGGAWVTPAATRTEPVVNPATEEVIAHVPLSEQADVDLAVQTAREAFPSWSGTPVPRRARILFRYQQLLVEHWEELARLVTLENGKSYAEAYGEVQRGIECVEFAAGAPNLMMGKQLPDIATGLESGMYRYPIGVIGGITPFNFPMMVPCWMFPLAIACGNTFVLKPSERTPLLAGRLAELFKEAGLPDGVLNIVHGAHDVVNGLLEHKDVQAISFVGSQPVAEYVYTTASAHGKRVQALAGAKNHSIVMPDADLDLTVKEITSAAFGSAGERCMACSVVVAVGDVADTLVQKLVEAADRITIGNGMDEGVFLGPVIRGPHKERTLSYIESGEQEGAALIRDGRKDEATGKSGYFVGPTVFDEVQSTMKIWKDEIFAPVLSVARVATLEEAVELANRSDFANGACLFTRSGASMRQFRETIDAGMLGINLGVPAPMAFFPFSGWKKSFYGDLHANGTDGVEFYTRKKMVTARW from the coding sequence ATGGGAAAAGGGATTTCGGAAGCGTCAGCAACAGCGACAATGGTTCAAAACTGGATCGGGGGTGCCTGGGTGACCCCGGCGGCAACCCGTACGGAGCCGGTCGTGAATCCGGCTACGGAAGAGGTCATTGCACACGTACCGTTGTCTGAACAGGCGGATGTGGATTTGGCCGTCCAGACGGCAAGGGAGGCGTTCCCGTCCTGGAGCGGCACACCAGTTCCCCGCCGTGCACGGATTCTGTTCCGCTACCAGCAGCTGCTGGTGGAGCACTGGGAAGAACTCGCCCGGCTGGTTACGCTGGAGAACGGTAAAAGCTACGCGGAAGCTTACGGCGAAGTACAGCGTGGCATTGAATGCGTCGAATTCGCGGCAGGCGCCCCGAACCTGATGATGGGCAAACAGCTGCCTGACATCGCCACTGGGCTGGAGTCAGGCATGTACCGGTACCCAATCGGTGTTATTGGGGGAATAACCCCCTTCAACTTCCCGATGATGGTACCGTGCTGGATGTTCCCGCTGGCGATTGCGTGCGGTAACACCTTTGTCCTGAAGCCGTCCGAGCGCACACCGCTGCTGGCAGGTCGTCTGGCTGAGCTGTTCAAGGAAGCAGGGCTTCCGGACGGTGTGCTCAATATCGTTCACGGTGCGCATGACGTTGTGAATGGACTGCTTGAACACAAGGATGTTCAAGCGATCTCTTTTGTCGGATCACAGCCTGTGGCTGAATATGTTTACACTACCGCATCCGCACATGGCAAACGGGTACAGGCGCTTGCTGGTGCCAAAAATCACTCGATCGTTATGCCTGATGCCGATCTTGATCTGACAGTGAAAGAAATCACCAGTGCGGCCTTCGGCTCAGCCGGAGAACGCTGTATGGCCTGCTCGGTTGTTGTCGCCGTGGGCGATGTTGCTGATACGCTGGTGCAAAAGCTGGTGGAAGCGGCAGACCGCATCACCATTGGTAACGGCATGGATGAAGGGGTGTTCCTGGGTCCTGTCATTCGTGGTCCACATAAGGAACGTACACTTAGTTACATTGAATCCGGAGAACAGGAAGGCGCTGCTCTGATCCGGGATGGTCGCAAAGATGAAGCGACAGGCAAGTCTGGTTATTTCGTTGGTCCGACGGTATTTGATGAGGTGCAGAGCACTATGAAAATCTGGAAGGACGAGATTTTTGCACCGGTACTCTCGGTAGCGAGGGTTGCTACGCTGGAGGAAGCAGTGGAACTGGCCAACCGTTCCGACTTTGCCAATGGAGCTTGCCTGTTCACCCGCAGTGGAGCAAGCATGCGCCAATTCCGTGAAACGATTGATGCAGGCATGCTGGGCATTAACTTGGGCGTACCTGCGCCAATGGCATTTTTCCCTTTTTCCGGCTGGAAGAAATCGTTCTACGGTGATTTGCATGCCAACGGTACAGACGGCGTTGAATTTTATACTCGCAAAAAGATGGTTACTGCCCGCTGGTAA
- a CDS encoding methyl-accepting chemotaxis protein, giving the protein MKLKPKLMMMFLAAVLITAIPLATLGLYQTEKQATRNVDSKLTGLMSSAANQLDGWISSNAKVVETLGFVIQEGIPAGQLNEDYFDIMKLGSNKESLSDLYYGSEQDGRFMNGSDWTPDAGYDPRQRPWYQEAKQADQLVFSDPYLDMMSKQYAVSMAMPVLNKEGQMQGVVAGDLLLSTLTDTVGKINLDGLGYTFLIDKKGLLLAHPDEKQVNTSASENEELKPLLADMQANPSGKKNFNYSGENYLLFYNQIPSTGWVVSSIISEKLAYSEYYELRNNYILIIAVTLIVVMAAAYWIATLFIRPLKSLGATSRLMSNGDFTGRVQIRGKDEFAELGAAFNQMSAQLSLLLKQVASSANRVQSISGEMEEHTDNTKRIAEQISIATDELAQGSSKQAESVYDGSSRLSEMSNSVGGINRSVEQSVTMMREAGEAMLAGLQAVDHQVELADGNRSSIDRVGESITLLADKSQKIEDIVGMIRGIASQTNLLALNASIEAARAGEHGRGFAVVAEEVRKLAEQSSDSAQDIIVLLDEIQAASRQSVSEVTSAEQGIEQQVAAVHEMRESFTRIKQSIDGIDSQLQLVSAATTELDDSSGKIAEVISSVAAMSEQSAASTEEVASSTQEQFNYITSISERSNELAQHANTLYEEVKKFKI; this is encoded by the coding sequence ATGAAACTTAAACCGAAATTAATGATGATGTTTCTGGCTGCTGTTCTGATTACAGCGATTCCACTGGCGACACTTGGCTTGTACCAAACAGAGAAACAAGCCACTCGTAATGTTGATTCCAAATTAACTGGATTAATGTCCTCGGCGGCCAATCAACTGGATGGCTGGATCAGCAGCAATGCCAAAGTTGTGGAAACACTGGGGTTTGTGATTCAGGAAGGAATTCCGGCTGGACAACTGAACGAAGATTATTTTGACATTATGAAGCTGGGCAGTAACAAAGAGAGTCTCTCGGATCTTTACTATGGTTCAGAACAAGACGGTCGTTTCATGAATGGTTCAGACTGGACACCTGATGCCGGGTATGATCCACGTCAGCGTCCTTGGTACCAGGAAGCGAAGCAGGCAGACCAACTGGTATTCTCTGATCCCTATCTGGATATGATGTCGAAGCAATACGCGGTCTCCATGGCGATGCCGGTCCTAAATAAAGAGGGACAGATGCAAGGCGTAGTGGCAGGGGATTTGCTGCTCTCTACCCTTACGGATACGGTGGGGAAAATCAATCTGGACGGGCTGGGATATACATTTCTAATCGATAAAAAAGGATTGCTTCTTGCTCACCCGGACGAGAAACAGGTGAATACCTCGGCCTCTGAAAATGAGGAATTAAAACCACTGCTGGCCGATATGCAGGCGAACCCGTCAGGGAAGAAAAATTTTAACTACAGTGGCGAGAATTATCTGCTGTTCTACAATCAAATCCCCAGCACGGGCTGGGTGGTTAGTTCAATTATTTCCGAGAAATTAGCCTATTCAGAATACTATGAACTACGAAATAACTACATTCTGATTATCGCAGTTACGCTAATCGTTGTGATGGCAGCAGCATACTGGATTGCAACACTATTCATCAGACCACTGAAAAGCTTGGGCGCGACCTCCAGACTGATGTCGAACGGTGACTTTACCGGTCGGGTGCAGATCAGAGGTAAAGATGAGTTCGCAGAGTTAGGCGCGGCATTCAATCAGATGTCCGCTCAACTCAGTCTGCTGCTGAAACAGGTCGCCTCCTCCGCTAACCGGGTGCAAAGCATCTCGGGTGAAATGGAAGAACATACGGACAATACCAAACGTATTGCCGAACAGATCTCCATCGCCACAGATGAGCTCGCCCAAGGGTCCAGCAAACAGGCAGAATCGGTCTATGACGGTTCAAGTCGACTGTCAGAGATGAGCAATAGTGTTGGCGGCATTAACCGCAGTGTTGAACAATCTGTAACCATGATGCGAGAAGCAGGGGAAGCCATGCTTGCCGGATTGCAAGCCGTGGATCATCAGGTGGAACTTGCAGACGGCAATCGGAGTTCCATTGATCGTGTGGGTGAGTCGATCACGCTTTTGGCGGACAAGTCGCAGAAAATCGAGGATATTGTCGGCATGATTCGGGGCATCGCCTCCCAGACTAATCTGCTCGCCCTGAATGCTTCCATTGAAGCAGCCAGAGCGGGTGAACACGGACGCGGCTTCGCTGTCGTTGCCGAAGAAGTGCGAAAACTGGCCGAACAGTCTTCGGACTCGGCACAGGATATCATTGTTCTGCTGGATGAGATTCAAGCGGCAAGTCGTCAAAGCGTGAGTGAAGTAACTTCGGCTGAACAAGGTATTGAGCAGCAGGTAGCTGCTGTGCATGAGATGCGCGAGTCGTTTACCCGAATCAAACAATCCATTGACGGCATCGACAGCCAGCTTCAGTTGGTATCCGCTGCTACGACTGAGTTGGATGACAGCTCTGGTAAGATTGCCGAGGTAATCTCCAGTGTTGCAGCCATGTCGGAACAGAGCGCGGCTTCCACGGAAGAGGTTGCTTCTTCCACGCAGGAACAGTTCAATTACATTACAAGCATCTCGGAACGTTCCAATGAGCTGGCGCAGCATGCCAACACACTGTACGAAGAAGTGAAGAAGTTCAAGATTTAA
- a CDS encoding GNAT family N-acetyltransferase, with protein sequence MTEYQLRPIEEQDIPFLWEMLYASIFKREGEEPFEPEIIHSPGMSKYVEGWGREGDFGFIAVDSRGRRMGSVTLRFFNDQNAGYGYVNAATPEMGMAVIDTARGKGIGTRLIQTALEEARKRDIDAVSLSVDPDNEAIRLYRRFGFVEHGMCGTSVTMVCAMNP encoded by the coding sequence ATGACGGAGTATCAATTGCGTCCGATTGAGGAGCAGGATATCCCTTTTCTGTGGGAGATGTTGTATGCATCCATATTCAAGCGGGAGGGCGAAGAGCCTTTTGAACCAGAGATCATTCATAGCCCCGGGATGTCCAAGTACGTTGAAGGCTGGGGCAGAGAGGGAGATTTCGGATTTATCGCCGTGGATTCTCGGGGAAGGCGTATGGGCTCGGTGACGTTGCGGTTTTTTAATGATCAGAATGCGGGATATGGTTATGTGAATGCGGCTACACCCGAGATGGGAATGGCTGTGATTGATACAGCGCGTGGCAAAGGAATAGGTACCCGTCTCATTCAGACGGCATTGGAAGAGGCTCGAAAACGAGACATTGATGCTGTTTCGCTCAGTGTTGATCCAGATAATGAAGCAATTCGGCTTTATCGGCGTTTTGGATTCGTCGAACATGGCATGTGTGGCACATCTGTAACGATGGTGTGTGCGATGAACCCATGA
- the iolD gene encoding 3D-(3,5/4)-trihydroxycyclohexane-1,2-dione acylhydrolase (decyclizing) — protein MTTIRLTMAQALLRYLDQQYISVDGVETKFVKGVIGIFGHGNVTGIGEALERSSGSLTYMQGKNEQGMVHTAAAYAKQKNRRQIYACTTSIGPGALNMITAAATATVNRIPVLLLPGDNFATREPDPVLQQLEVSGDYTISATDSFKAVSKYWDRIVRPEQLMIAATQAMRVLMDPAETGAVTLALPQDVQAEAYDYPESFFARKVHYLDRRPPVQAAIERAAQQIARGRKPLIVAGGGVLYAEASTQLAEFAEAFGIPVAETQAGKSALAWDHPLNVGAIGVTGSLAANRLAREADVVIGVGTRFSDFTTASRSAFQHPEAAFININLNGMDAAKLGGEAILADAREGLQALQTALQGRQYHSGYEASKIADLRDGWNTEVDRLYGLKHEAGLAQTTAVGVINRTIDPSSVIVCAAGSLPGDLHRLWRASAPKTYHMEYGFSCMGYEVSGAFGAALAEPDREVYAMVGDGSYLMLHSELVTSLQEQKKMTILLFNNNGFQCIHNLQREHGSDGFGNEFRYRESESGRLTGDYMPMDFAAHARSLGAKAYKAETTEQLEQAIRDARNETVTTLIEIPVVPGTNAGGYESWWNVGVPEVSNEEKVVTAHNAMQANRAKARLI, from the coding sequence ATGACAACCATTAGACTGACGATGGCTCAGGCACTGCTCCGATATCTGGACCAGCAATATATTTCCGTTGATGGGGTGGAAACCAAGTTTGTGAAAGGTGTTATCGGCATTTTCGGTCACGGCAACGTAACTGGTATTGGAGAGGCGCTGGAGCGTAGTTCTGGAAGTCTGACGTATATGCAGGGTAAAAATGAACAAGGCATGGTACATACGGCAGCGGCCTATGCCAAGCAGAAGAACCGTAGACAGATTTATGCCTGCACAACATCCATCGGACCAGGAGCGCTGAACATGATTACCGCAGCGGCAACGGCAACGGTCAATCGTATTCCCGTTTTACTGCTTCCAGGTGATAACTTTGCTACGCGTGAACCAGATCCCGTGCTGCAACAACTGGAGGTAAGCGGCGATTATACTATTTCAGCCACTGATTCGTTCAAAGCGGTCAGCAAATACTGGGATCGCATCGTGCGTCCTGAACAGCTGATGATTGCTGCCACACAGGCGATGCGCGTGCTGATGGACCCGGCGGAGACGGGGGCGGTAACGTTGGCACTGCCACAGGATGTGCAGGCAGAGGCGTACGATTACCCTGAATCGTTCTTCGCCCGCAAGGTGCATTACCTGGACCGTCGTCCTCCGGTCCAGGCGGCAATTGAACGGGCAGCGCAGCAGATTGCCCGTGGCAGGAAGCCGCTGATCGTAGCAGGCGGCGGCGTGTTGTATGCCGAGGCATCCACACAGCTGGCTGAATTCGCCGAGGCATTCGGCATTCCGGTTGCCGAGACGCAGGCTGGCAAGAGTGCCTTGGCGTGGGACCACCCACTTAATGTGGGGGCCATCGGCGTGACCGGCTCGCTGGCTGCCAACAGGCTTGCCAGAGAAGCGGATGTGGTAATCGGCGTCGGCACCCGGTTCTCGGATTTTACGACGGCGTCTCGGTCTGCTTTTCAGCATCCCGAAGCGGCTTTCATCAATATTAACCTGAACGGTATGGATGCCGCCAAATTGGGTGGGGAAGCGATTTTAGCGGATGCACGGGAGGGTTTGCAAGCTTTGCAAACGGCTTTACAGGGACGGCAGTACCACAGTGGATACGAAGCATCGAAGATCGCCGACCTGCGGGATGGGTGGAACACCGAGGTGGATCGACTCTATGGACTGAAACATGAGGCAGGACTGGCACAAACGACAGCGGTTGGTGTTATTAATCGGACCATTGACCCTTCTTCAGTCATTGTGTGTGCGGCGGGAAGTTTGCCTGGAGACTTGCACCGTCTATGGCGCGCGTCTGCACCGAAAACATACCACATGGAATATGGCTTCTCCTGTATGGGCTATGAGGTGAGCGGAGCATTCGGGGCAGCACTTGCCGAGCCGGATCGTGAAGTGTATGCCATGGTGGGTGACGGTAGTTACCTAATGCTGCATTCTGAACTGGTGACGAGTTTGCAGGAACAGAAGAAGATGACCATTTTACTATTCAACAACAACGGATTTCAGTGTATTCATAATTTGCAACGGGAGCACGGAAGTGACGGTTTCGGCAACGAGTTCCGCTATCGGGAATCGGAGAGCGGGCGACTGACCGGGGATTATATGCCTATGGATTTTGCAGCCCATGCCCGCAGCCTTGGAGCCAAAGCCTATAAGGCAGAGACGACGGAACAATTGGAGCAGGCGATCAGAGATGCACGGAATGAGACCGTGACTACACTGATCGAAATTCCAGTCGTGCCCGGAACCAATGCAGGTGGATATGAGTCATGGTGGAATGTGGGCGTTCCAGAAGTATCCAACGAGGAAAAGGTAGTAACAGCTCATAACGCGATGCAGGCAAACCGTGCCAAAGCTAGACTCATATAG
- the iolB gene encoding 5-deoxy-glucuronate isomerase: MSERIVKPVLNPKADGTLLTVTPESAGWEYVGFQVVQLAEGQTLTRESGDQELCLVLLSGFANVSTREYTWENIGKRMSVFEKIPPYSVYVPSSDRVEVTALTALEIAICAAPGKGTYPARLIAPEDVGVETRGYGNLERQIHNILPEQKEADSLLVVEVFTPDGHWSSYPPHKHDRDALPDESLLEETYYFRVQPEQGFAIQRIYTDDRAVDETLAVNNGEVVLVPCGYHPVGAPPGYEVYYLNVMAGPTRTWKFHNDPDHAWLMNKK; encoded by the coding sequence ATGTCAGAACGCATAGTAAAACCTGTGTTGAATCCGAAAGCAGACGGCACGTTGTTGACGGTCACACCAGAGTCTGCGGGATGGGAATATGTTGGGTTCCAGGTGGTACAGCTTGCGGAGGGACAGACTCTAACTCGTGAGAGCGGGGATCAGGAACTCTGTCTTGTGCTTCTCAGCGGCTTCGCGAATGTAAGTACTCGTGAATATACGTGGGAGAATATCGGGAAAAGAATGAGTGTTTTTGAGAAGATTCCTCCGTATTCGGTTTATGTACCCAGTTCAGATCGAGTGGAGGTAACAGCTCTTACCGCATTGGAAATTGCTATATGTGCGGCACCAGGTAAAGGCACCTATCCAGCTCGACTGATTGCCCCGGAAGATGTAGGTGTTGAGACGCGTGGTTATGGCAACCTGGAACGACAGATTCACAACATTTTACCGGAACAAAAGGAAGCAGACAGTCTGCTCGTCGTTGAGGTGTTCACACCAGATGGACATTGGTCTAGTTATCCGCCGCATAAACATGACAGGGACGCTCTGCCTGACGAATCATTGCTAGAGGAGACGTACTATTTCCGAGTGCAGCCTGAGCAGGGGTTTGCCATCCAGCGGATATACACAGATGATCGAGCTGTAGATGAGACGCTGGCAGTGAACAACGGCGAAGTTGTGCTTGTTCCGTGTGGATACCATCCGGTAGGTGCTCCTCCAGGATACGAGGTCTACTATCTGAATGTGATGGCAGGACCAACCCGGACCTGGAAGTTCCATAACGACCCGGACCATGCTTGGCTGATGAATAAAAAGTAG
- the iolG gene encoding inositol 2-dehydrogenase has product MGKDKVRIGIIGAGRIGKIHADNLLRNTHAEIVGISDLFAGPELEEWASSRGIPVVTTDSSQLIAMPNVDAVLICSSTDTHVPLIEQAAQAGKHIFCEKPVSMDLHQTQAAVAAVQKAGVKLQIGFNRRFDHNFKRVRAHVQEGTIGDPHIIKITSRDPSPPPAEYIRVSGGIFMDMMIHDFDMARYLSGSEVDEVYAQGNVLIHPVFAEHGDVDTAIVTMSFENGAIGVIDNSRQAVYGYDQRVEVFGSLGSAAAANDHPNTAEISTANGLMRDKPLHFFLERYNEAYVQETALFIDAILNDIPVIVNGNDAVQAERIALAARMSMEQGRPVKLREVPGMSVESQTVTP; this is encoded by the coding sequence ATGGGCAAGGATAAAGTGAGAATTGGCATCATCGGTGCTGGTCGTATTGGTAAAATTCATGCGGACAATCTCCTGCGCAACACGCATGCCGAGATTGTTGGCATCAGTGATTTGTTTGCAGGACCCGAGCTGGAGGAGTGGGCCTCCAGCCGGGGTATTCCGGTGGTAACGACAGATAGCAGCCAGCTGATCGCCATGCCAAATGTGGATGCCGTGTTGATCTGTTCCTCAACAGATACACATGTACCCCTGATTGAACAGGCAGCCCAGGCGGGCAAACACATTTTTTGTGAGAAGCCGGTCAGTATGGATCTTCATCAGACTCAGGCAGCTGTTGCAGCCGTGCAGAAGGCTGGGGTAAAGCTACAAATCGGATTCAATCGTCGCTTCGATCATAACTTCAAGCGGGTACGTGCACATGTGCAGGAAGGAACGATTGGTGATCCGCATATTATCAAAATCACTTCTCGTGACCCGAGTCCGCCGCCAGCAGAGTACATCCGGGTGTCTGGCGGAATTTTCATGGATATGATGATCCATGATTTCGACATGGCCAGGTATCTATCCGGAAGTGAGGTGGATGAAGTCTATGCCCAGGGCAATGTGCTGATTCATCCTGTTTTTGCGGAACACGGCGATGTGGATACGGCCATTGTGACGATGAGTTTTGAAAATGGAGCTATTGGTGTCATTGATAACAGCCGCCAGGCGGTATATGGATACGATCAGCGCGTTGAAGTGTTTGGCTCATTAGGCAGCGCCGCAGCTGCGAACGATCATCCGAATACGGCAGAGATTAGTACAGCAAACGGATTGATGCGTGACAAGCCGCTGCACTTTTTCCTGGAGCGATACAACGAAGCGTACGTGCAGGAGACAGCTCTTTTCATCGACGCGATTCTGAACGATATACCTGTCATCGTGAACGGGAATGATGCCGTTCAGGCAGAACGCATTGCACTGGCAGCGCGCATGTCCATGGAACAAGGCAGACCTGTGAAGCTCCGGGAAGTGCCGGGCATGTCGGTGGAATCACAGACGGTTACCCCGTAG
- the iolE gene encoding myo-inosose-2 dehydratase: protein MNKLPFQLGIHPINWVGEDVKEHGDATTCEQILDDIQRLGLTGTEMGRKYPTDPDTLREELGRRKIRLVSQWKSVLFSDLTYRQSELDSYRRHAEFLQSMGSKVISTAEVGGSLHFDPRRTPHEKEVLRLSESEWHILAEGLNEAGAIAREHGLKLTYHHHGGTVVEQPDEIDKLMELTDPSLVYLLYDTGHAYYGGADPLALLRKHYDRIAYIHLKDIRPQVLDEARAEQSDFVGCIRKGVFTVPGDGCIDFAPILQELVTRGYDGWAMLEGEQDPAIHNPYEYARRSLQYMESLYQHS from the coding sequence ATGAACAAGCTGCCATTTCAGCTCGGGATTCATCCGATCAACTGGGTTGGAGAGGATGTAAAGGAGCATGGTGATGCAACAACGTGTGAACAGATTCTGGATGACATTCAACGACTTGGCCTGACGGGTACGGAGATGGGACGCAAATATCCCACGGATCCAGACACATTGCGGGAGGAGCTGGGCAGGCGCAAAATACGCCTCGTTTCCCAGTGGAAATCGGTATTGTTCTCTGACCTGACGTATCGCCAGTCTGAGCTGGACAGCTATCGCAGACACGCGGAGTTTCTGCAATCTATGGGCAGCAAGGTGATTAGCACGGCGGAAGTAGGTGGCTCCCTGCATTTTGATCCAAGGCGGACACCGCATGAAAAAGAAGTGCTGAGACTCAGTGAATCGGAATGGCACATCCTTGCTGAGGGGCTGAACGAAGCAGGTGCCATCGCCCGTGAGCACGGGTTGAAGCTGACATACCATCATCACGGCGGTACCGTTGTTGAGCAGCCGGATGAGATCGATAAATTGATGGAACTGACTGACCCATCTCTTGTTTATTTGCTCTATGATACAGGTCATGCTTACTACGGCGGCGCCGACCCGTTAGCGCTCCTGCGTAAGCATTATGACAGGATTGCCTATATTCATCTGAAAGATATCCGTCCTCAAGTGCTGGACGAAGCACGGGCGGAACAGTCTGATTTTGTGGGCTGTATTCGTAAAGGAGTATTTACGGTTCCCGGAGATGGATGTATTGATTTTGCACCGATTCTGCAGGAGTTGGTTACACGGGGGTATGATGGCTGGGCGATGCTTGAAGGGGAACAGGACCCTGCAATTCATAATCCGTATGAGTATGCGCGGCGATCGTTGCAATATATGGAGTCCTTATACCAGCACAGCTGA